A window of Piliocolobus tephrosceles isolate RC106 chromosome 13, ASM277652v3, whole genome shotgun sequence contains these coding sequences:
- the LOC111520607 gene encoding LOW QUALITY PROTEIN: uncharacterized protein C2orf16-like (The sequence of the model RefSeq protein was modified relative to this genomic sequence to represent the inferred CDS: substituted 1 base at 1 genomic stop codon) has product MRSCRAKKAPDVTCSQSARAARGQREAAAGEPSPDPGAAFYLQPLRSPSRDPRGTEPDPPAPGRTGDPQRRAGCLGSHIRELRGRAPQDAAAPHDPQPSRFRGKPPRRPPCGLLRGRPPPTAVGTAPRVRRDAASQGQEERTEIRSYTGSTREHSNWTGSSRACSSWTGSRMTHSLRSSSTAYSNCTGSRMAHSLPXSHHKSHSWSRNRLGHSNTQACSSRRAHSSQSHSPHSRSHSPHSQSHSPHSPSCSPHSRSRSPHSRSHSPHSRSXXXXSRSPHSRSHSPHSRSHSLQSSHSSPWFWWIEGGAGRGAGEREVQVWSSLSLGSLYPCPGSRVRLDTQSLPGSCLCHF; this is encoded by the exons ATGAGGTCATGCCGAGCGAAAAAAGCCCCTGACGTCACCTGCAGCCAATCAGCTCGCGCGGCTCGGGGGCAG CGCGAGGCCGCCGCCGGGGAGCCCTCCCCAGACCCGGGCGCGGCGTTTTACCTGCAGCCGCTGCGCTCGCCCAGCCGCGACCCCCGCGGGACGGAGCCGGACCCCCCTGCACCCGGGCGGACCGGGGACCCTCAGAGGCGAGCCGGCTGCCTCGGGTCACACATCCGCGAACTCCGGGGGCGGGCTCCCCAGGACGCCGCCGCCCCCCACGACCCCCAGCCCTCCCGCTTCCGTGGAAAGCCGCCCCGACGACCCCCGTGCGGGTTGTTGAGGGGCCGTCCTCCGCCGACCGCTGTGGGAACAGCTCCGCGCGTGCGGCGGGACGCGGCGAGTCAGGGGCAGGAAGAACGCACGG AAATCAGATCTTACACTGGCAGCACACGGGAACACAGCAACTGGACTGGGAGCAGCAGGGCTTGCAGCAGCTGGACTGGCAGCAGGATGACCCACAGCCTGAGGAGCAGCAGCACGGCTTACAGCAACTGCACTGGGAGCAGGATGGCCCACAGCCTCCCTTAGAGCCACCACaagagccacagctggagcaggaaCAGGCTGGGACACAGCAACACACAGGCTTGCAGCAGCAGACGGgcacacagcagccagagccaCAGCCCCCACAGCCGGAGCCACAGCCCCCACAGCCAGAGCCACAGCCCCCACAGCCCGAGCTGCAGCCCCCACAGCCGGAGCCGCAGCCCCCACAGCCGGAGCCACAGCCCCCACAGCCGGAGCNNNNNNNNNNGGAGCCGCAGCCCCCACAGCCGGAGCCACAGCCCCCACAGCCGGAgccacagcctccagagcagccACAGCAGCCCATGGTTCTGGTGGATTGAGGGTGGAGCAGGCAGAGGAGCAGGTGAGAGGGAGGTGCAGGTGTGGAGCTCCCTGAGCCTGGGCTCTTTATATCCCTGCCCAGGGTCACGTGTGAGGCTGGACACACAGTCACTTCCTGGTTCCTGTTTGTGCCATTTTTAG